One Vanacampus margaritifer isolate UIUO_Vmar chromosome 20, RoL_Vmar_1.0, whole genome shotgun sequence DNA window includes the following coding sequences:
- the LOC144040722 gene encoding uncharacterized protein LOC144040722 gives MHRDDGPCYQLDGELEGPEPTHSNLKHRIPPVSRGSDGSKCTKGCLGSRSYKRTWTKGLRTEAIGRCIAGGPVVGSRSSQMEFAEKQARQMHLTCPCRKAPESLESKPQRRQWQSQVLCALVFIVEEESEQLFRF, from the exons ATGCACCGTGACGACGG GCCGTGTTATCAACTTGATGGTGAACTAGAAGGACCAGAGCCTACACATTCAAACCTCAAGCATCGAATTCCTCCTGTCAGCCG AGGCAGTGATGGATCCAAATGCACGAAG GGTTGTCTCGGCAGCAGGTCGTACAAGAGGACCTGGACTAAG GGCCTACGGACTGAGGCGATTGGTCGATGCATCGCTGGGGGGCCAGTTGTGGGCTCAAGAAGCTCGCAGATGGAATTTGCGGAAAAACAAGCTAGACAAATGCACTTGACTTGTCCTTGCAGGAAGGCGCCGGAGTCCCTCGAGTCGAAACCGCAGCGGCGACAGTGGCAATCGCAAGTCTTGTGTGCGCTTGTTTTCATAGTAGAAGAAGAGTCTGAGCAGCTTTTTCGTTTTTGA
- the LOC144040071 gene encoding uncharacterized protein LOC144040071, whose translation MGHELDGDQRSCGGGGATSHVDASIKVVCASGECCFVLTGARQMHMFVPRCKDAHEPSHCSCREEAPGVRRVEPQQRQEMQGEYRFVPLPVCHQLTWIKLKLPFYFCMFQTNRAAQTMSLIGSARQSNYKTQIRNPKDADATLKSRTQTKQGEYFFFFFHFCSTCYVCLNCHKLTGCAPTHTRLHVCPELCVQSKP comes from the exons ATGGGCCACGAGCTGGATGGGGACCAAAGgtcatgtgggggggggggggcgaccaGTCACGTTGACGCGTCAATCAAGGTGGTGTGCGCAAGCGGCGAGTGTTGCTTTGTGCTAACGGGGGCGAGACAAATGCACATGTTCGTTCCACGTTGCAAAGATGCTCACGAACCATCACATTGTTCTTGCAGGGAGGAGGCCCCCGGGGTCCGTCGAGTCGAACCACAGCAACGTCAAGAAATGCAGGGAGAGTATCGTTTtgtgccacttcctgtttgtcacCAACTCACTTGG ATCAAACTGAAGCTTCCTTTTTACTTCTGTATGTTCCAGACCAATCGTGCTGCCCAAACGATGTCTCTCATTGGCTCAGCACGCCAGTCAAATTATAAAACCCAAATACG CAATCCCAAAGATGCGGACGCTACGCTGAAGagcagaacacaaaccaaacagggagagtattttttttttttttttcatttttgttctaCTTGCTACGTTTGTCTCAACTGTCACAAACTCACTGGGTGTGCACCAACTCACACAAGACTGCATGTTTGTCCTGAACTGTGCGTCCAATCGAAACCTTGA